The following are from one region of the Corythoichthys intestinalis isolate RoL2023-P3 chromosome 17, ASM3026506v1, whole genome shotgun sequence genome:
- the mpx gene encoding eosinophil peroxidase has translation MLIPFFFLLGICLVPAHSNPTEYLGSAFLQQCFEEAKMIVDNAYTYSRAESLRRVRKDVVKPHDALRLMKQPRGETRSFVRSADYMAQTLRLVQERVHRIHKRSLNATDLLSAEDLERLSKITGCAAQVRPPPCSSTQNLDKYRTATSVCNNKENPRLGASNTPFTRWLPAEYDDGISVPKGWHTNRTFRNFLLPLVRQVSNNILSTTDAGVVSDREFSHMVTLYGQWNDHDLTFTPFSPSIRSFSNGVDCEESCERTEPCIPIAIPPGDPRLPTGPDSCIPSFRSAPACGTGFSAYNFGGEPNKREQINALTAFLDLGQVYGSETKLALSLRDLDSDGLMRTNTEFRDNGRELLPFSPLKAEMCATRGRVTNDPNATEVPCFIAGDGRVDENVALTSIHTLFLREHNRLARGLKRLNPQWDSETLYQEARKIMGAYSQVFAIRDYLPHIVGDEAMRRFLGPYPGYNPKVDPRISNVFATAAYRFAHLAIQPALSRLNANYRETSQFPSVPLFKAFFTPWRIVFEGGIDSLLRGLVGRPAKLNTQDNMMVDALRERLFQFVQHLALDLASLNMQRGRDHGLPGYNAWRKFCNLSEPQNQAELARVLNNSDLARRLLQLYGTPDNIDIWLGGVAEPFVRGGRVGPLFACLIAVQFKNIRQGDRLWYENPGVFSVRQRAALNTATLSRIICDNTGITTIPRDTFSLISRRNPLVRCNSVRSLDLSPWRERSCTDFLENGSCPDLPPDDEDVEPILRNVEPLPTEEPLPPENA, from the exons ATGCTTATTCCTTTCTTCTTCTTGCTGGGCATCTGCCTGGTGCCAGCACATTCGAACCCAACCG AATATCTCGGTAGCGCTTTCCTTCAGCAATGTTTTGAGGAAGCCAAGATGATTGTTGATAATGCCTACACATACTCCAGAGCAGA AAGTCTGAGACGAGTGCGCAAGGACGTGGTGAAACCTCATGATGCTTTGCGTCTGATGAAGCAGCCTCGCGGAGAGACTCGCTCCTTTGTGAGGTCTGCAGACTACATGGCGCAGACCCTGCGCCTGGTGCAGGAGAGGGTGCACCGCATCCACAAACGCTCCCTGAACGCAACAG ATTTGCTCTCGGCGGAGGATCTGGAGAGGCTCAGCAAAATAACGGGATGTGCCGCTCAAGTCAGGCCTCCGCCTTGTAGTAGCACACAAAACCTGGACAAGTATCGCACTGCTACGAGCGTCTGCAACAATAA AGAAAACCCCCGCCTGGGAGCGTCCAACACGCCCTTCACCCGTTGGCTTCCTGCGGAATACGACGACGGCATCTCTGTACCTAAAGGATGGCACACCAACCGAACGTTCAGAAACTTCCTGCTTCCTCTG GTCCGTCAGGTGTCGAATAATATCCTGAGCACGACGGACGCGGGGGTGGTCAGCGACAGAGAATTTTCGCACATGGTGACGTTGTATGGCCAGTGGAACGACCACGACCTGACCTTCACGCCCTTTTCACCCAGCATTCGCTCATTCAGCAATGGAGTCGACTGCGAGGAGAGTTGCGAGCGCACCGAGCCGTGCATCCCCATCGCG ATTCCGCCCGGCGACCCACGCTTGCCGACCGGGCCGGATAGCTGCATCCCTTCGTTCAGATCCGCCCCCGCGTGCGGGACGGGATTCTCGGCCTACAACTTTGGAGGAGAACCCAACAAGCGGGAGCAGATCAACGCTTTGACCGCCTTCCTGGACTTGGGTCAGGTGTACGGCTCCGAGACTAAGCTCGCCCTGAGCCTCCGCGACCTCGACAGCGACGGCCTTATGCGTACCAATACCGAGTTTCGCGACAACGGACGGGAGCTGCTGCCCTTCAGCCCTTTGAAAGCTGAAATGTGCGCCACCCGTGGGAGGGTTACCAATGACCCCAACGCCACTGAGGTTCCCTGTTTCATTGCAG GTGACGGCCGTGTGGATGAGAACGTGGCTCTGACCTCCATTCACACTTTGTTCTTGCGTGAACACAACCGTCTAGCCCGTGGGCTGAAAAGACTAAATCCTCAATGGGACAGTGAGACACTGTATCAGGAAGCTCGCAAGATCATGGGAGCATACTCACAG GTGTTTGCAATCCGCGACTACCTGCCGCACATAGTGGGTGACGAAGCCATGCGCAGGTTCCTAGGACCTTACCCCGGCTACAACCCTAAGGTGGACCCCAGGATCTCCAATGTTTTTGCCACAGCAGCCTACCGCTTTGCTCACTTGGCCATCCAACCCGCCTTATCCCGCCTGAACGCCAACTACAGAGAGACCAGTCAGTTCCCTAGCGTCCCGTTGTTCAAAGCCTTCTTCACTCCATGGAGAATCGTTTTTGAAG GTGGGATTGACTCCCTGCTGCGTGGTTTGGTGGGCCGTCCTGCTAAATTGAACACTCAGGACAACATGATGGTAGACGCTCTGAGAGAAAGGCTCTTCCAGTTCGTGCAGCACCTGGCTCTGGACTTGGCATCCCTGAACATGCAAAGGGGGCGTGACCACGGTTTGCCTG GTTACAATGCTTGGCGAAAATTCTGTAACCTGTCCGAGCCCCAAAACCAGGCAGAGCTCGCGCGAGTGCTGAACAACAGCGATCTGGCTAGGAGGCTGCTGCAACTCTATGGCACACCCGACAATATCGACATTTGGCTAGGGGGCGTGGCTGAGCCCTTTGTCCGCGGAGGCCGCGTGGGACCTCTGTTTGCCTGCCTCATAGCCGTTCAGTTTAAGAACATCCGCCAGGGTGACAG GCTGTGGTACGAGAACCCAGGCGTCTTCTCGGTGAGGCAAAGAGCCGCCTTGAACACCGCCACCCTCTCCAGAATCATCTGCGACAACACAGGCATCACGACTATCCCCAGAGACACCTTCAGCCTCATTTCAAGGAGAAACCCGCTAGTACGTTGCAACAGTGTGCGAAGCCTTGACCTGTCGCCATGGAGAGAGAGGAGCTGTACAGATTTCTTAG AAAACGGTTCCTGCCCCGATCTCCCACCGGATGATGAAGATGTCGAA CCCATATTGCGAAATGTGGAGCCTCTGCCAACTGAGGAGCCTTTGCCACCTGAAAATGCTTAA